A single genomic interval of Anser cygnoides isolate HZ-2024a breed goose chromosome 7, Taihu_goose_T2T_genome, whole genome shotgun sequence harbors:
- the PPP2R2D gene encoding serine/threonine-protein phosphatase 2A 55 kDa regulatory subunit B delta isoform isoform X3, with translation MDLMVEASPRRIFANAHTYHINSISVNSDHETYLSADDLRINLWHLEITDRSFNIVDIKPANMEELTEVITAAEFHPHHCNVFVYSSSKGTIRLCDMRSSALCDRHSKFFEEPEDPSSRSFFSEIISSISDVKFSHSGRYMMTRDYLSVKVWDLNMENRPVETYQVHEYLRSKLCSLYENDCIFDKFECCWNGSDSAIMTGSYNNFFRMFDRNTRRDITLEASRESSKPRAILKPRKVCTGGKRKKDEISVDSLDFNKKILHTAWHPMENIIAVAATNNLYIFQDKIN, from the exons ATGGACCTAATGGTAGAAGCAAGTCCCAGAAGGATATTTGCAAATGCACATACTTATCACATAAACTCTATTTCAGTAAATAGTGATCATGAAACATACCTTTCTGCAGATGACCTAAGAATTAACCTATGGCATTTAGAAATCACAGATAGAAGTTTTA ATATTGTAGATATTAAGCCTGCTAACATGGAGGAGCTGACAGAAGTGATCACCGCTGCAGAGTTCCACCCTCATCACTGTAACGTGTTTGTCTACAGTAGTAGCAAAGGAACTATTCGCCTCTGTGACATGCGTTCTTCAGCCCTCTGTGACAGGCATTCAAAGT TTTTTGAAGAGCCTGAAGATCCTAGCAGcagatcatttttttcagaaataatctcATCGATATCTGATGTAAAATTCAGTCACAGTGGTCGATACATGATGACAAGAGACTACCTTTCTGTTAAAGTCTGGGATCTCAATATGGAAAACAGGCCTGTAGAGACATATCAA gTTCATGAATATCTTCGAAGCAAGCTTTGTTCCCTGTACgaaaatgactgcatttttgACAAATTTGAATGCTGCTGGAACGGTTCTGATAG TGCTATCATGACTGGATCTTACAACAACTTCTTTAGAATGTTTGACCGAAACACACGGCGGGATATCACTCTAGAAGCGTCCAGGGAAAGTAGCAAACCTCGTGCCATCTTGAAACCGCGTAAAGTGTGTACAGGtggtaaaagaaagaaagatgaaataagTGTTGACAGTCTGGACTTCAACAAGAAGATTCTTCATACAGCATGGCATCCCATGGAGAACATCATTGCTGTAGCTGCCACCAATAATTTGTATATATTCCAGGACAAAATTAACTAA
- the PPP2R2D gene encoding serine/threonine-protein phosphatase 2A 55 kDa regulatory subunit B delta isoform isoform X1 has translation MAGVAGGGGGNGNDFQWCFSQVKGAIDEDVAEADIISTVEFNYSGDLLATGDKGGRVVIFQREQENKSRPLSRGEYNVYSTFQSHEPEFDYLKSLEIEEKINKIRWLPQQNAAHFLLSTNDKTIKLWKISERDKRAEGYNLKDEDGRLRDPFRITALRVPILKPMDLMVEASPRRIFANAHTYHINSISVNSDHETYLSADDLRINLWHLEITDRSFNIVDIKPANMEELTEVITAAEFHPHHCNVFVYSSSKGTIRLCDMRSSALCDRHSKFFEEPEDPSSRSFFSEIISSISDVKFSHSGRYMMTRDYLSVKVWDLNMENRPVETYQVHEYLRSKLCSLYENDCIFDKFECCWNGSDSAIMTGSYNNFFRMFDRNTRRDITLEASRESSKPRAILKPRKVCTGGKRKKDEISVDSLDFNKKILHTAWHPMENIIAVAATNNLYIFQDKIN, from the exons ATGGCAG GGGtggcaggcggcggcggcggtaACGGTAACGACTTCCAGTGGTGCTTCTCCCAGGTGAAGGGGGCCATCGACGAGGACGTGGCGGAAG CTGATATTATTTCAACAGTTGAATTTAATTACTCTGGTGATCTTCTTGCAACAGGAGACAAAGGTGGCAGAGTGGTTATATTTCAAAGGGAACAAGAG AATAAAAGCCGTCCTCTTTCTAGGGGAGAATATAATGTTTACAGTACCTTTCAGAGTCATGAACCTGAGTTTGACTACTTGAAAAGTCTagaaattgaggaaaaaataaataaaattaggtGGTTACCACAACAGAATGCTGCTCATTTCCTGCTGTCTACAAATG aTAAAACTATTAAATTATGGAAAATAAGTGAAAGGGATAAAAGAGCCGAAGGTTATAATTTAAAAGATGAAGATGGAAGACTTAGGGATCCTTTCAGAATCACAGCACTACGG GTGCCAATATTGAAACCCATGGACCTAATGGTAGAAGCAAGTCCCAGAAGGATATTTGCAAATGCACATACTTATCACATAAACTCTATTTCAGTAAATAGTGATCATGAAACATACCTTTCTGCAGATGACCTAAGAATTAACCTATGGCATTTAGAAATCACAGATAGAAGTTTTA ATATTGTAGATATTAAGCCTGCTAACATGGAGGAGCTGACAGAAGTGATCACCGCTGCAGAGTTCCACCCTCATCACTGTAACGTGTTTGTCTACAGTAGTAGCAAAGGAACTATTCGCCTCTGTGACATGCGTTCTTCAGCCCTCTGTGACAGGCATTCAAAGT TTTTTGAAGAGCCTGAAGATCCTAGCAGcagatcatttttttcagaaataatctcATCGATATCTGATGTAAAATTCAGTCACAGTGGTCGATACATGATGACAAGAGACTACCTTTCTGTTAAAGTCTGGGATCTCAATATGGAAAACAGGCCTGTAGAGACATATCAA gTTCATGAATATCTTCGAAGCAAGCTTTGTTCCCTGTACgaaaatgactgcatttttgACAAATTTGAATGCTGCTGGAACGGTTCTGATAG TGCTATCATGACTGGATCTTACAACAACTTCTTTAGAATGTTTGACCGAAACACACGGCGGGATATCACTCTAGAAGCGTCCAGGGAAAGTAGCAAACCTCGTGCCATCTTGAAACCGCGTAAAGTGTGTACAGGtggtaaaagaaagaaagatgaaataagTGTTGACAGTCTGGACTTCAACAAGAAGATTCTTCATACAGCATGGCATCCCATGGAGAACATCATTGCTGTAGCTGCCACCAATAATTTGTATATATTCCAGGACAAAATTAACTAA
- the PPP2R2D gene encoding serine/threonine-protein phosphatase 2A 55 kDa regulatory subunit B delta isoform isoform X2: MCYAGCCERALIKFFILKPADGSKSANGFAQPPVHLVRVTLCLSEDLHRVRADIISTVEFNYSGDLLATGDKGGRVVIFQREQENKSRPLSRGEYNVYSTFQSHEPEFDYLKSLEIEEKINKIRWLPQQNAAHFLLSTNDKTIKLWKISERDKRAEGYNLKDEDGRLRDPFRITALRVPILKPMDLMVEASPRRIFANAHTYHINSISVNSDHETYLSADDLRINLWHLEITDRSFNIVDIKPANMEELTEVITAAEFHPHHCNVFVYSSSKGTIRLCDMRSSALCDRHSKFFEEPEDPSSRSFFSEIISSISDVKFSHSGRYMMTRDYLSVKVWDLNMENRPVETYQVHEYLRSKLCSLYENDCIFDKFECCWNGSDSAIMTGSYNNFFRMFDRNTRRDITLEASRESSKPRAILKPRKVCTGGKRKKDEISVDSLDFNKKILHTAWHPMENIIAVAATNNLYIFQDKIN; the protein is encoded by the exons ATGTGCTATGCAGGTTGCTGTGAGAGGGCCTTGATTAAATTTTTCATTCTCAAGCCAGCAGACGGTTCCAAATCAGCCAACGGCTTTGCACAGCCCCCCGTGCACCTTGTGCGTGTAACTCTGTGCCTGTCTGAGGACTTGCACCGCGTACGAG CTGATATTATTTCAACAGTTGAATTTAATTACTCTGGTGATCTTCTTGCAACAGGAGACAAAGGTGGCAGAGTGGTTATATTTCAAAGGGAACAAGAG AATAAAAGCCGTCCTCTTTCTAGGGGAGAATATAATGTTTACAGTACCTTTCAGAGTCATGAACCTGAGTTTGACTACTTGAAAAGTCTagaaattgaggaaaaaataaataaaattaggtGGTTACCACAACAGAATGCTGCTCATTTCCTGCTGTCTACAAATG aTAAAACTATTAAATTATGGAAAATAAGTGAAAGGGATAAAAGAGCCGAAGGTTATAATTTAAAAGATGAAGATGGAAGACTTAGGGATCCTTTCAGAATCACAGCACTACGG GTGCCAATATTGAAACCCATGGACCTAATGGTAGAAGCAAGTCCCAGAAGGATATTTGCAAATGCACATACTTATCACATAAACTCTATTTCAGTAAATAGTGATCATGAAACATACCTTTCTGCAGATGACCTAAGAATTAACCTATGGCATTTAGAAATCACAGATAGAAGTTTTA ATATTGTAGATATTAAGCCTGCTAACATGGAGGAGCTGACAGAAGTGATCACCGCTGCAGAGTTCCACCCTCATCACTGTAACGTGTTTGTCTACAGTAGTAGCAAAGGAACTATTCGCCTCTGTGACATGCGTTCTTCAGCCCTCTGTGACAGGCATTCAAAGT TTTTTGAAGAGCCTGAAGATCCTAGCAGcagatcatttttttcagaaataatctcATCGATATCTGATGTAAAATTCAGTCACAGTGGTCGATACATGATGACAAGAGACTACCTTTCTGTTAAAGTCTGGGATCTCAATATGGAAAACAGGCCTGTAGAGACATATCAA gTTCATGAATATCTTCGAAGCAAGCTTTGTTCCCTGTACgaaaatgactgcatttttgACAAATTTGAATGCTGCTGGAACGGTTCTGATAG TGCTATCATGACTGGATCTTACAACAACTTCTTTAGAATGTTTGACCGAAACACACGGCGGGATATCACTCTAGAAGCGTCCAGGGAAAGTAGCAAACCTCGTGCCATCTTGAAACCGCGTAAAGTGTGTACAGGtggtaaaagaaagaaagatgaaataagTGTTGACAGTCTGGACTTCAACAAGAAGATTCTTCATACAGCATGGCATCCCATGGAGAACATCATTGCTGTAGCTGCCACCAATAATTTGTATATATTCCAGGACAAAATTAACTAA